In one window of Palaemon carinicauda isolate YSFRI2023 chromosome 2, ASM3689809v2, whole genome shotgun sequence DNA:
- the LOC137628153 gene encoding uncharacterized protein produces MSLWKLTTRKTKKVSSGADAEVGHDEVHRGGDFTDEGNNWAEPLPDVIANLQLTDSSDQRSNAAMLGIRDYHYPEMGDGRVRRRDARPPPPPVTPQGLGAAPQGLGAAPIPAMVSPTIGNGGNSGVGAGGGCWRHTSQQHQWSSQPHADGQGLSPMSSGMGLGPTCGVPAEAEGARLRSVSSEPRGPAGNGSDRRVRCSSASRSRQHRPCPTPGERPSGMANIPPPNSPPPPQVSGSHSGGHQPYSPPTSVSPPSAGGAGVAGGVFARLAGCYENLDSGRDPVESSGAYGYQVSDLEALLTRASPSHPANLPMVLASSTRLHNMRRTPEPSHNQTPVRPFLPLGIIVNAVFKTRDWLYVRTAHGAEGYVPYRVCLPLGILPPPREGHAMPPGAPEMSGEGVWESRADAFAGTAAGQIPITQLTQGAMMSGLSNEAAAAAAAAAAQTRGRSRGRRRHPCSDNCNQTDTQKLQPRGRSVSESRPPRETLEPPGSGAPGSPDHVLV; encoded by the exons ATGAGCTTGTGGAAATTGACGACTCGCAAAACTAAGAAA GTCAGCAGTGGTGCTGACGCCGAGGTAGGCCACGACGAAGTCCATCGAGGAGGTGACTTCACTGACGAAGGCAACAATTGGGCGGAACCTCTTCCCGACGTCATAGCTAACTTGCAATTGACTGACTCTTCAGATCAACGCTCTAACGCCGCCATGTTGGGCATCCGCGATTACCATTACCCCGAGATGGGTGATGGTCGGGTTAGACGTAGAGATGCCCGACCTCCACCGCCACCTGTCACTCCCCAAGGGCTTGGCGCTGCTCCTCAAGGACTTGGAGCTGCACCTATCCCTGCTATGGTATCGCCCACCATTGGCAATGGAGGAAATAGTGGAGTGGGAGCCGGGGGTGGATGTTGGAGACATACTTCTCAACAGCATCAGTGGAGTTCCCAGCCTCATGCAGATGGCCAAGGCCTCTCACCGATGTCTTCTGGCATGGGATTAGGCCCCACATGTGGTGTGCCAGCAGAGGCCGAAGGGGCCAGACTGCGAAGTGTGTCTAGTGAGCCCAGGGGTCCAGCCGGTAATGGGAGTGACCGTAGAGTTCGCTGTTCTTCGGCATCCAGGTCTCGTCAGCACCGGCCTTGCCCCACTCCTGGTGAACGTCCATCAGGCATGGCAAATATTCCTCCACCGAATTCTCCCCCACCTCCTCAAGTCAGTGGTTCCCACAGTGGGGGACATCAACCATATTCTCCCCCAACAAGCGTTTCCCCTCCATCAGCAGGCGGTGCAGGTGTAGCTGGAGGGGTTTTTGCCCGTCTTGCTGGCTGTTATGAGAACTTGGACTCTGGTCGAGATCCGGTGGAAAGTAGTGGTGCTTATGGATATCAAGTGAGTGACCTCGAAGCATTATTAACCAGGGCTTCCCCTTCCCATCCGGCAAACTTACCTATGGTGCTAGCTTCTTCAACAAGACTACACAACATGCGTCGCACCCCTGAACCAAGTCACAACCAAACCCCCGTCAGACCGTTCTTGCCTTTAGGAATCATTGTGAATGCGGTTTTTAAAACAAGGGACTGGCTATATGTGCGCACAGCACATGGGGCAGAAGGATATGTACCCTATCGTGTGTGCTTACCTTTAGGCATCCTACCACCTCCAAGGGAAGGCCATGCTATGCCACCTGGAGCACCTGAAATGAGTGGGGAAGGGGTTTGGGAAAGTCGTGCGGATGCCTTCGCAGGCACTGCAGCTGGTCAGATCCCTATTACCCAGTTGACCCAGGGTGCTATGATGAGTGGGCTAAGCAAcgaagctgctgctgctgccgctgccgCTGCCGCACAAACTCGGGGTAGATCACGAGGCAGACGGCGACACCCCTGCTCAGATAACTGCAACCAAACTGATACACAAAAACTGCAGCCAAGAGGAAGGAGTGTCTCAGAGTCTCGTCCTCCGAGAGAGACTCTGGAACCACCTGGATCCGGGGCACCCGGGTCCCCCGACCATGTGCTTGTGTAG